In Haemophilus parainfluenzae, one genomic interval encodes:
- a CDS encoding ABC transporter ATP-binding protein — MLELKNLTVKRGDLTVADHINVRFEEGKVYTVLGPNGTGKSSMLKTIFGELPHEGMITYQGKQLERTKLADWRKPIGYMPQDSRVDASLTALEVVLLGRMDSLTMRVSDELLTEAASIMAQLGIGHLAHRDILNLSGGQRQMVMFAQVLLREPQILMLDEPVSALDMHHQLNLLEEVYTYTKQKNLITIMVLHDLSLAAQFSDELILLGEGKVQGVGNAHHVLQVETINRLYRVNVELLQCSAGLPVVRPQRKSAHS, encoded by the coding sequence ATGTTAGAATTAAAGAATCTTACGGTAAAACGAGGTGATCTCACCGTTGCTGATCACATTAATGTCCGTTTTGAAGAAGGTAAAGTTTACACGGTGCTTGGGCCAAACGGCACGGGAAAATCCTCCATGCTGAAAACCATTTTTGGTGAATTACCACATGAAGGAATGATTACCTATCAAGGCAAACAGCTAGAACGGACGAAGTTAGCAGATTGGCGTAAACCAATTGGCTATATGCCTCAAGATAGCCGAGTAGATGCAAGCTTGACCGCACTTGAAGTTGTCCTTTTGGGACGAATGGATAGTCTAACGATGCGAGTGAGCGATGAGCTTCTCACTGAAGCAGCAAGTATTATGGCACAATTAGGCATTGGTCATTTAGCCCATCGTGATATTCTGAATCTCAGTGGTGGACAACGTCAAATGGTGATGTTTGCTCAGGTTTTATTACGTGAGCCACAGATTTTAATGTTGGACGAGCCGGTTAGTGCGTTAGATATGCATCATCAGCTTAATCTATTAGAAGAAGTTTACACCTATACGAAACAGAAAAATCTGATTACTATAATGGTATTACATGATTTAAGTCTTGCTGCTCAATTTTCAGATGAGTTGATTTTACTTGGTGAAGGTAAAGTACAAGGCGTGGGCAATGCGCATCATGTTTTACAAGTAGAAACCATTAATCGTTTATATCGTGTAAACGTTGAATTATTGCAATGTAGTGCCGGTTTGCCGGTGGTTCGTCCACAACGTAAATCAGCACATTCTTAG
- a CDS encoding Fe-S-containing protein, which produces MNYFFTFLLQALLPFSLLLGVYHSKQSTVSAKKIIWLSLFGFIAGIALRLSLPAGQITNLIVNAVILVLLIIFALCLIFGKGRLPAFWQTVLMLIAGSFWAKDPNITALVSTDVINTDSILHISAVIFAFVFCLCLQGWIDLLLKQAVKTQQKSTALLKGAISLLLVCLLVPLIGEVLLILMKLQVLELTKPRLSFVAKSGEITRWLNYICAALLFVILAIFYGKIHLSRKQQVNVTQEPIEKRQKLAALRTSSHLLGWGYLALAIIFATQLYWEQIASRPPQLSEAIPLTLDEKQQVHIPIEQVKDGKLHRFVWIADDGKAVRFFVINRQPDKLSLAAVFDACLLCGDQGYVMEGNQVVCVGCGVHMFIPSIGKPGGCNPVPIEDWQQTETEILINRTGLEEGLNLFSTIVEIDVKDPISGTQMKNTKTEHKYNYEGKTYFFESEKNLDLFRDNPEKYLGKGE; this is translated from the coding sequence ATGAATTATTTTTTTACTTTCCTGCTTCAAGCACTTTTACCTTTTTCATTATTGCTCGGTGTTTATCACAGTAAACAATCCACTGTAAGTGCAAAAAAAATAATTTGGCTTAGCCTATTCGGTTTTATTGCCGGTATCGCACTTCGCCTTAGTTTACCTGCGGGACAAATCACCAATTTAATCGTCAATGCGGTAATATTGGTGCTATTGATTATCTTTGCCTTATGTTTAATTTTCGGCAAAGGTCGCTTACCTGCCTTTTGGCAAACTGTATTAATGCTCATCGCAGGAAGCTTCTGGGCAAAAGATCCTAACATTACAGCCCTCGTTTCTACTGATGTTATCAATACCGATTCGATCTTACATATAAGTGCGGTCATTTTTGCCTTTGTTTTTTGTTTATGCTTACAAGGCTGGATCGATTTACTTCTAAAACAAGCGGTAAAAACACAACAAAAATCAACCGCACTTTTAAAAGGTGCCATTAGCCTTCTCTTAGTTTGCTTGCTTGTTCCACTTATCGGTGAAGTCTTATTAATTTTAATGAAACTTCAGGTGCTTGAGCTTACCAAGCCTCGTTTAAGTTTTGTTGCGAAATCAGGCGAAATCACTCGCTGGTTAAATTACATCTGTGCAGCCTTACTCTTCGTTATACTTGCCATCTTTTACGGCAAAATTCATTTATCACGCAAGCAACAAGTTAATGTCACACAAGAACCCATTGAAAAACGCCAAAAATTAGCTGCATTACGTACGTCCTCTCACCTACTCGGTTGGGGATATTTAGCTTTAGCAATTATTTTTGCTACACAACTTTATTGGGAACAAATTGCTTCTCGTCCACCACAACTTTCAGAAGCAATTCCTCTGACTTTAGATGAAAAGCAACAAGTGCATATTCCAATTGAACAAGTAAAAGATGGCAAATTACACCGTTTTGTCTGGATTGCTGATGACGGTAAAGCCGTGCGTTTCTTTGTTATTAATCGTCAACCGGATAAATTGAGTCTAGCCGCAGTATTTGATGCCTGCTTGCTTTGTGGTGACCAAGGCTATGTCATGGAAGGTAACCAGGTCGTTTGCGTGGGCTGCGGCGTACATATGTTTATTCCATCTATTGGTAAACCGGGTGGCTGTAATCCTGTACCGATTGAAGATTGGCAACAAACTGAGACTGAAATTCTCATTAATCGAACCGGCTTAGAAGAAGGGCTGAATTTATTTAGCACAATTGTTGAAATCGATGTAAAAGATCCGATTAGTGGCACCCAAATGAAAAACACTAAAACGGAGCACAAATACAATTATGAAGGTAAAACTTACTTCTTTGAAAGCGAGAAAAACCTCGATTTATTCCGTGATAACCCTGAAAAATATTTAGGTAAGGGGGAATAA
- a CDS encoding pseudoazurin codes for MKKIALAALLGLSFAAQAAHHDIKMLNSNSEGSMVFEPGYLKVQPGDTVTFRPENKSHFVHSKAIPEGAQKFQSEEDQELTITLDKEGVYVYTCPVHRSMNMNGVIQVGDNLPNKEQAEKVVKDLEKKSMTNKGRLEKYFAQVK; via the coding sequence ATGAAGAAAATCGCACTTGCAGCATTATTAGGTTTAAGTTTTGCTGCTCAAGCCGCTCATCATGACATCAAAATGTTGAATTCAAACAGTGAAGGCTCAATGGTTTTTGAACCGGGTTATTTAAAAGTACAACCAGGTGATACAGTGACATTTCGTCCGGAAAATAAAAGCCACTTTGTACACAGTAAAGCGATTCCTGAAGGTGCACAAAAATTCCAATCTGAAGAAGATCAGGAACTCACGATCACTTTAGATAAAGAAGGTGTTTATGTTTATACTTGCCCAGTACACCGTTCAATGAATATGAATGGTGTGATTCAAGTGGGTGATAATCTACCAAACAAAGAACAAGCAGAGAAAGTGGTGAAAGACCTTGAGAAAAAATCTATGACGAACAAAGGTCGTCTTGAAAAATATTTTGCTCAAGTAAAATAA
- a CDS encoding ABC transporter permease — translation MLARMLFQSWRFSIKRKFLAVVTIFLAAGLVSALLAVSIDIGDKMAKELKSYGANILVEPASNAALPGELSHNTDLSSQDFLDEKELPNIKDIFWRNNIVGFAPLLSANVKAEILSAKTHEKSTALEQINVLGTFFDHNIPVPDEDDFHTGQKIISPYWHVEGEWVNDLETPEGEFIPALIGEQLAQRTALKQGDKIKLHYQNDKLDNQSAVEITGILSTGGAEDNQLVMPLSAVQKLLGLEGKIQSVKVSALTVPENDLSRKARANTDALDAEEYDRWYCTAYVSSISHQLEEAISGAIVRPIWQVAASEGVVIGKIQLLLAVVTLAALIAAAMGIASLMSTGIIERSKEIGLMKALGAYQWQIALLFYCEAIISALIGGTLGCIAGWGLARFIGSALFGVPLSFAWIVIPCVLMLSILIAVVGTWFPAHRIAKLYPVEVLYGRQ, via the coding sequence ATGCTAGCAAGAATGTTATTCCAATCTTGGCGTTTTAGCATAAAACGTAAGTTTTTAGCAGTGGTAACTATTTTCTTGGCGGCTGGATTAGTCTCTGCGCTATTAGCTGTTTCTATTGATATCGGCGACAAGATGGCGAAAGAGCTGAAATCTTATGGTGCTAATATTTTGGTTGAGCCTGCAAGCAATGCAGCCTTGCCTGGCGAACTCAGTCATAACACTGATTTAAGCAGCCAAGATTTCCTTGATGAAAAAGAACTGCCGAATATTAAAGATATTTTTTGGCGAAATAACATCGTGGGATTCGCTCCATTGTTAAGTGCAAATGTAAAAGCAGAAATTCTTTCTGCAAAAACGCATGAAAAATCGACCGCACTTGAACAAATTAATGTGCTTGGTACATTTTTCGATCACAACATTCCTGTACCAGATGAAGATGATTTCCATACTGGCCAAAAAATTATTAGTCCTTATTGGCATGTTGAAGGGGAATGGGTCAATGACCTTGAAACGCCTGAAGGTGAATTTATTCCTGCTCTCATTGGTGAACAATTAGCACAACGAACTGCTTTAAAACAAGGCGATAAGATCAAGCTCCACTATCAAAATGATAAACTTGATAATCAAAGTGCGGTTGAAATTACCGGTATTTTATCTACAGGTGGTGCTGAAGATAATCAATTAGTCATGCCACTCAGTGCTGTACAAAAATTACTGGGTTTAGAAGGGAAAATTCAATCAGTTAAAGTCTCTGCGCTTACCGTGCCTGAAAATGACCTTTCTCGTAAAGCGCGAGCCAATACTGATGCGTTAGATGCCGAAGAGTACGATCGTTGGTATTGTACGGCTTATGTTTCTTCTATTTCACATCAGTTAGAAGAAGCCATTTCTGGTGCTATTGTTCGCCCAATTTGGCAAGTCGCAGCGTCAGAAGGGGTCGTCATTGGTAAAATCCAGTTATTGCTTGCTGTCGTTACTCTCGCTGCTTTAATCGCGGCAGCCATGGGGATTGCCTCATTAATGAGTACAGGGATCATTGAGCGCTCAAAAGAAATTGGTCTAATGAAAGCCTTAGGGGCATATCAATGGCAAATCGCTTTATTATTTTATTGCGAAGCCATTATCAGTGCCTTAATTGGTGGCACTCTTGGTTGTATTGCAGGTTGGGGCTTAGCAAGATTTATTGGCTCTGCGCTATTTGGCGTGCCACTGAGTTTTGCTTGGATTGTAATCCCTTGCGTATTGATGCTGTCTATTTTAATTGCTGTGGTGGGCACTTGGTTCCCAGCCCATCGTATTGCCAAACTTTACCCTGTGGAGGTGCTGTATGGCCGCCAATAA
- a CDS encoding ABC transporter ATP-binding protein, producing MSEFVIETQHLYKRFGQVTALEDINIQIRQGEFIAIMGASGSGKTTLMNILTGLDTASEGKVILDGVDAAQLDEVGRQRFRAEKIGLVFQQFHLIPYLTALENVMLAQHYHSVIDEAAAKAVLEQVGLGHRIDHRPSQLSGGEQQRVCIARALVNQPPVIFADEPTGNLDEKNEALVLDLLQELNRQGRTIVMVTHNPELGELTDRVIYLHHGKFVKEEIHEK from the coding sequence ATGAGTGAATTTGTGATTGAAACGCAACATTTATATAAACGATTCGGGCAAGTCACTGCTTTAGAAGATATTAATATTCAAATTCGTCAAGGTGAGTTTATTGCCATCATGGGTGCATCGGGTTCGGGTAAAACCACACTCATGAATATTCTAACTGGCTTAGATACCGCCAGTGAAGGTAAAGTGATTTTAGACGGCGTCGATGCAGCACAACTGGATGAAGTAGGTCGTCAACGTTTCCGAGCGGAAAAAATTGGTCTAGTCTTCCAACAATTCCATTTAATTCCTTATTTGACTGCACTTGAAAATGTAATGCTCGCACAGCACTATCACAGTGTGATTGATGAAGCGGCAGCTAAAGCAGTACTCGAACAAGTGGGATTGGGTCATCGTATTGATCACCGTCCAAGCCAACTTTCTGGGGGCGAACAACAACGGGTGTGTATTGCTCGTGCATTAGTGAACCAACCGCCTGTTATTTTTGCCGATGAACCTACGGGTAACCTTGACGAAAAAAATGAAGCGCTTGTACTGGATTTACTACAAGAATTAAATCGCCAAGGTAGAACCATCGTTATGGTTACACACAATCCTGAATTAGGTGAGTTAACCGATCGTGTTATTTATCTCCATCACGGAAAATTTGTAAAAGAGGAAATTCATGAAAAATAA
- a CDS encoding iron transporter: protein MKKALLATALFAGIFTASTANAFQEYPIGEAVTMNEMEIAAVYLKPIDMEPRGMGLPAAKSDIHLEADIHAVKGNKNGFGDGEWMPYLTINYTLVNADTGEKQEGTFMPMVAGDGPHYGANVKMMGVGNYKLTYHIDPPSKAGMHRHTDSETGVGRWWKPFDVSYEFKFTGIK, encoded by the coding sequence ATGAAAAAAGCACTTTTAGCAACAGCATTATTTGCGGGTATTTTCACCGCGTCTACTGCAAACGCATTCCAAGAGTATCCAATCGGCGAAGCGGTAACCATGAATGAAATGGAAATTGCAGCGGTTTATCTCAAACCAATCGATATGGAACCACGTGGCATGGGTTTACCTGCTGCGAAATCAGATATTCACTTAGAAGCGGATATCCACGCAGTAAAAGGTAACAAAAATGGCTTTGGTGATGGTGAATGGATGCCTTACTTAACTATCAACTACACTTTAGTAAATGCTGATACTGGTGAAAAACAAGAAGGTACCTTCATGCCAATGGTAGCGGGTGACGGTCCTCACTATGGTGCAAACGTGAAAATGATGGGCGTGGGTAACTATAAATTAACTTACCACATCGACCCTCCATCGAAAGCAGGTATGCACCGTCATACCGACTCTGAAACGGGTGTAGGTCGTTGGTGGAAACCGTTTGATGTAAGCTATGAATTCAAATTCACTGGCATCAAATAA
- a CDS encoding lipoprotein HlpB: MNKFTKISATALFALFLTACDKPADKPAPAKTETTQPAPEAKQEAAKPAEATPAQEQADYNKLLEWNASQAQAQMAAQQKLQSDLTAAVQAKDEKKIEEAIKTFNKTVEDTIASLDKLEVASPSVKSIKDQNKEVLALSSELLVDQLNLATKAPTEEQTKAYQAKVEKLQAAVAKLQKDGADLAQKFAPAAPAAPAAK, translated from the coding sequence ATGAACAAATTTACTAAAATCAGTGCAACTGCATTATTTGCATTATTCTTAACTGCTTGTGATAAACCAGCAGATAAACCAGCTCCAGCAAAAACTGAAACAACTCAGCCAGCACCAGAAGCTAAACAAGAAGCAGCAAAACCTGCTGAAGCAACGCCTGCTCAAGAACAAGCTGACTACAACAAATTACTTGAATGGAATGCAAGCCAAGCTCAAGCTCAAATGGCTGCACAACAAAAACTTCAATCTGATTTAACTGCTGCGGTTCAAGCAAAAGATGAGAAGAAAATTGAAGAAGCAATCAAAACTTTCAACAAAACTGTTGAAGATACTATTGCAAGCTTAGATAAATTAGAAGTTGCTTCACCTTCAGTGAAAAGCATCAAAGATCAAAATAAAGAAGTACTTGCATTATCAAGTGAATTATTAGTTGATCAATTAAACTTAGCAACTAAAGCACCAACTGAAGAACAAACTAAAGCTTATCAAGCTAAAGTTGAAAAACTACAAGCTGCAGTAGCTAAATTACAAAAAGACGGTGCTGATTTAGCACAAAAATTTGCACCTGCCGCACCAGCTGCTCCAGCTGCAAAATAA
- a CDS encoding TlpA family protein disulfide reductase has protein sequence MKNKFVKLLAISAVIFGSVSCKDEVAAIGQKAPDIAAYDLQGKEVKLDDWKGTRLLTFWSETCGRCVAELKEFEKLAEANPDKVQLIAINVDGDKVDTKAVVAKRQLTLPVIKDQLKITAERYQLIGTPTSFVITPEGNIQAKYEGAIPAEDLDKLFKG, from the coding sequence ATGAAAAATAAATTCGTCAAACTACTTGCCATAAGTGCGGTCATTTTTGGCAGCGTTTCTTGTAAAGATGAAGTTGCTGCAATTGGTCAAAAAGCACCAGACATCGCTGCCTATGATTTACAAGGTAAAGAAGTGAAACTTGATGATTGGAAAGGCACTCGCTTACTGACATTCTGGTCTGAAACCTGTGGACGATGTGTCGCAGAATTAAAAGAATTCGAAAAATTAGCCGAAGCTAATCCAGATAAAGTTCAACTTATCGCCATTAATGTGGATGGAGATAAAGTGGATACCAAAGCCGTGGTCGCCAAACGTCAGCTTACGTTGCCAGTTATCAAAGACCAATTAAAAATCACAGCAGAACGCTATCAGCTTATCGGCACGCCAACAAGCTTTGTGATCACACCTGAAGGCAATATTCAGGCTAAATATGAAGGGGCGATTCCCGCAGAAGATTTAGATAAATTATTTAAAGGCTAG
- a CDS encoding FecCD family ABC transporter permease, whose product MKNNSVVADIVANQRKLERKRWFVILSFLVIGVVSLILDVMTGPAMLSVSEVVNALFGIGEVDKMTNNIVHNLRLPMAVMALVVGATLAVGGAEIQTLLNNPMASPYTLGLAAAAGFGASVVIAFGSFGLPVQIAVPIGAFVMTMLASGILFLFASKRRFNSEMLVLVGIALLFIFQSLLSLVQFISAPEVSQQILFWLFGSLNKATWQSLVIITVVTTICVALLSKELWKLTALRLGEDRAASLGINLQVLRIKVLVLVAMMTATAISFVGVIGFIGLVAPHVARMLLGEDQRFFLPGAMLVGAAFLSLSSVLSKVIIPGALFPVGIVTSFIGVPFFFWIILNNKRGQ is encoded by the coding sequence ATGAAAAACAATTCTGTTGTAGCAGATATTGTGGCTAACCAGCGTAAGCTTGAACGCAAACGCTGGTTTGTTATTTTATCTTTTCTTGTGATTGGCGTGGTCAGTCTTATTCTCGACGTGATGACAGGCCCAGCGATGCTATCGGTATCTGAAGTTGTGAATGCGTTATTCGGTATCGGTGAAGTCGATAAAATGACTAACAATATTGTGCATAATTTACGTTTACCGATGGCAGTGATGGCGCTTGTAGTCGGGGCAACACTGGCTGTAGGTGGGGCAGAGATCCAAACCTTATTAAATAACCCTATGGCAAGTCCTTATACATTAGGACTCGCTGCAGCAGCAGGTTTTGGGGCTTCTGTTGTGATTGCTTTCGGAAGTTTTGGTTTACCGGTACAAATTGCAGTGCCAATTGGTGCGTTTGTCATGACCATGCTCGCGTCTGGGATTCTTTTCTTGTTTGCGTCTAAACGTCGTTTTAATTCTGAAATGCTCGTACTGGTAGGGATTGCATTGCTCTTTATTTTCCAATCCTTACTCTCATTAGTACAATTTATTTCGGCTCCCGAAGTCTCGCAGCAAATTCTTTTTTGGCTATTTGGTAGCTTAAATAAGGCCACGTGGCAAAGCTTAGTCATCATTACTGTTGTGACGACGATATGCGTAGCATTACTTTCAAAAGAGCTTTGGAAATTGACCGCACTTCGTTTAGGTGAAGATCGTGCAGCAAGTCTTGGTATCAATTTGCAAGTATTACGTATTAAGGTTTTAGTTCTTGTCGCAATGATGACGGCGACAGCAATTAGTTTCGTTGGCGTGATTGGCTTTATCGGCTTAGTTGCACCACATGTTGCTCGCATGTTACTTGGTGAAGATCAACGTTTCTTCTTACCGGGCGCAATGTTAGTCGGTGCGGCATTCTTATCCCTTTCTTCGGTATTATCCAAAGTTATTATCCCTGGAGCATTGTTCCCAGTGGGGATTGTTACCTCGTTTATTGGGGTGCCTTTCTTCTTTTGGATTATTTTAAATAATAAGAGGGGACAATAA
- a CDS encoding ATP-grasp domain-containing protein, giving the protein MLTITTCKTYPSAPQNLILVQTQLSDQGIPTQFLPWQETLQSHFILPLAAWDYANFYDEFTQWIKQHKNAFINPAELMLWNSHKGYLCDLQNWGVNVIPTIICSTKTSEILTALESQDWPEFVIKPAVGQSGNLVTKLKQGEVLPDLSAYGEQVVLQPFIPEVATNGETSLIFFNGVFSHAIRRQPPQNEWRANSQYKVEIIPVEVDSHIIETACHVLHKLPEMPIYARVDGTIIHNQFLLNELELIEPALYLDCWEGATERFVDVLKSKILK; this is encoded by the coding sequence ATGCTTACAATCACCACTTGCAAAACTTATCCTTCGGCTCCTCAAAATCTTATTCTTGTTCAAACACAACTTTCTGATCAAGGTATTCCTACTCAATTTTTACCTTGGCAAGAAACATTACAGAGCCATTTTATTCTGCCTTTAGCCGCATGGGATTATGCAAATTTTTATGATGAATTTACTCAATGGATTAAACAGCATAAGAATGCATTCATCAATCCTGCGGAATTAATGTTATGGAATAGCCATAAAGGCTATCTATGTGACTTACAGAATTGGGGTGTCAATGTTATCCCAACCATTATTTGTTCAACAAAAACATCTGAGATTTTGACCGCACTTGAAAGCCAAGATTGGCCTGAATTTGTCATTAAACCTGCTGTAGGGCAGAGTGGTAATTTGGTAACAAAACTCAAACAAGGTGAAGTATTGCCTGATCTTTCTGCGTATGGTGAGCAAGTTGTGTTACAGCCCTTTATTCCTGAAGTGGCGACAAATGGTGAAACTAGTTTGATTTTTTTCAATGGTGTATTTAGTCATGCTATTCGCCGACAGCCACCTCAAAATGAATGGCGAGCGAATTCACAATATAAAGTTGAAATTATCCCTGTTGAGGTTGATAGCCATATCATTGAAACAGCATGCCATGTTTTACATAAATTGCCAGAAATGCCTATCTATGCACGAGTAGATGGAACGATTATTCACAATCAATTTCTATTGAATGAATTAGAATTGATTGAACCTGCGTTATATTTAGATTGTTGGGAAGGGGCAACAGAACGATTTGTAGATGTGTTAAAAAGTAAAATACTAAAATAA
- a CDS encoding c-type cytochrome, whose protein sequence is MQKRIYLLSTLLPVLGFLFATPTLSAEADLVKAEKVYKRSCATCHGKQGEKPAMGESKIINQLKPEEISTALSERKAGNITGAGSPAKQRLSEQDIHNLSEYIQTLK, encoded by the coding sequence ATGCAAAAACGAATTTACTTACTCTCTACACTTTTACCCGTTTTAGGCTTTTTATTTGCCACACCCACACTTTCTGCCGAAGCTGACTTAGTGAAAGCTGAAAAGGTATATAAACGCTCTTGTGCTACTTGTCATGGGAAACAAGGCGAAAAACCAGCAATGGGTGAGTCAAAAATTATTAATCAACTAAAACCAGAAGAAATTTCAACCGCACTTTCAGAACGAAAAGCGGGAAATATTACTGGTGCAGGAAGCCCTGCAAAACAGCGTTTAAGTGAGCAAGATATTCATAATTTAAGTGAATATATTCAAACACTAAAATAG
- a CDS encoding ABC transporter permease translates to MAANKSMFWRLIFQALRLRLQRVFIIFSALTVGASIVTAMAAVYFDINTKMSQELRTFGANFYIGAANGGLMKERQLKQILHHAPDNFITAGSPYLYGVARSDLEKIVIMGVWFEDMRVLAPYWQITGSAINVNFDDRNAMIGKTLAERLNLGVGSKLTLSKNAVEKHEFTIKGIVEAGDATDNMLIVSLEFAQSWLDKEGLANNALLNVKNEQGNVAQFAQDIMQRQPDLTARPIRKVSASEGQILDKIKGLMGLISLVILILATLCVNTTLIAIVGERAKEFALQKALGAKQSDIIKQISTEILIIALCAIVAGLILGYILAQLLGLTVFKSYIDMRLPVIPITIVLSLLVAFIAVIVPTKRALNIQTANVLKGE, encoded by the coding sequence ATGGCCGCCAATAAAAGTATGTTTTGGCGTTTAATCTTCCAAGCATTACGCCTACGTTTACAACGGGTATTTATTATCTTCTCTGCATTGACTGTCGGTGCGTCTATTGTAACCGCAATGGCAGCAGTATATTTCGATATTAATACCAAAATGAGCCAAGAGCTCCGTACTTTTGGGGCAAACTTTTACATCGGTGCGGCTAATGGTGGTTTGATGAAAGAGCGCCAATTAAAGCAAATTCTTCATCATGCACCGGATAATTTCATCACAGCAGGCAGCCCTTATTTATATGGCGTTGCGCGAAGTGATTTAGAAAAAATTGTCATTATGGGCGTGTGGTTTGAAGATATGCGTGTTCTCGCGCCTTATTGGCAAATTACCGGTTCAGCTATTAATGTGAATTTTGACGATCGCAATGCCATGATTGGTAAAACCTTAGCTGAACGCCTTAATTTAGGTGTTGGAAGTAAATTAACTCTGTCTAAAAATGCGGTCGAAAAACATGAATTCACGATAAAAGGTATTGTTGAGGCGGGTGATGCCACAGACAATATGTTAATCGTCAGCTTAGAATTTGCACAAAGCTGGTTAGATAAAGAAGGATTGGCAAACAACGCCTTGCTCAATGTCAAAAATGAACAAGGTAACGTCGCACAATTTGCGCAAGACATTATGCAACGCCAACCCGATCTAACAGCTCGCCCAATTCGAAAAGTCTCAGCGTCTGAAGGGCAGATTTTAGATAAAATCAAAGGATTGATGGGCTTAATCTCATTAGTCATTTTGATTCTCGCCACCCTTTGTGTGAATACCACATTGATTGCTATTGTTGGTGAGCGAGCAAAAGAATTTGCACTGCAAAAAGCCTTAGGTGCAAAACAAAGTGACATCATTAAGCAAATTAGTACCGAAATTCTGATCATTGCACTTTGCGCAATTGTTGCGGGACTGATTCTCGGCTACATCTTGGCACAATTACTTGGATTAACCGTATTCAAATCTTATATTGATATGCGTCTGCCAGTTATTCCAATTACTATCGTCTTATCGTTATTGGTTGCCTTTATTGCGGTGATTGTACCAACCAAACGGGCTTTAAATATTCAAACCGCAAATGTGTTAAAAGGGGAATAA